The proteins below come from a single Capricornis sumatraensis isolate serow.1 chromosome 14, serow.2, whole genome shotgun sequence genomic window:
- the MDM4 gene encoding protein Mdm4 isoform X3 gives MTSFSTSTQCSASDSACRISPEQTNQEHSMDIPSQDQLKQSVEESSNSRKRTEEGNIPTLPTSQYKCKNSREDEDLVANLTQEETSRLDLGFEEWDVAGLPWWFLGNLRNNYTPRSNGSTDLQTNQDIGTAIVSDTTDDLWFLNESVSEQFGVGKKVEAADPEQTSEEVGKVTDKKVIEMGKNDDLEDPKSIGDDTDIELTSEDEWQCTECKKFNSPSKRYCFRCWALRKDWYSDCSKLTHSLSTSDITAIPEKQEGEGIDVPDCRRTVSAPVVRPKDTYIKEKSAKRLDPCNSVEFLDLAHSSESQETISSMGEQSDNLFEQRKDTENMEDCQNLLKPCSLCEKRPRNGNIIHGRTGHLVTCFHCARRLKKAGASCPICKKEIQLVIKVFVA, from the exons GAGCACAGTATGGATATTCCAAGTCAAGACCAACTGAAG CAAAGTGTAGAGGAAAGTTCCAATTCCAGGAAAAGAACTGAAGAAGGCAATATTCCCACGCTGCCTACCTCACAGtataaatgcaaaaattctaGGGAAG ATGAAGACTTGGTAGCAAATTTAACTCAAGAAGAGACGTCAAGACTGGACCTCGGGTTTGAGGAGTGGGATGTAGCTGGCTTGCCTTGGTGGTTTTTAGGAAACTTAAGAAATAACTATACACCTAGAAGTAATGGCTCAACTGATTTACAGACAAATCAG gATATAGGTACTGCCATTGTTTCAGACACCACAGATGACTTGTGGtttttgaatgagtcagtgtCAGAGCAATTTGGTGTTGGAAAAAAAGTTGAAGCTGCTGATCCTGAACAAACAAGTGAAGAAGTAGGGAAAGTGACAGACAAAAAG GTGattgaaatgggaaaaaatgatgACCTTGAGGACCCTAAATCCATAGGTGATGATACTGATATAGAACTTACCTCTGAG GATGAGTGGCAGTGTACTGAGTGCAAGAAATTTAACTCTCCAAGCAAGAGGTACTGTTTTCGTTGCTGGGCCTTGAGGAAGGATTGGTATTCAGATTGTTCTAAGTTAACCCATTCTCTCTCCACATCTGATATCACTGCCATACCTGAAAAGCAAGAAGGTGAAGGAATTGATGTCCCTGACTGCAGAAGAACTGTATCGGCTCCAGTTGTTAGACCGAAAGACACATACATAAAGGAAAAAAGCGCGAAACGTTTGGATCCTTGCAACTCGGTGGAGTTCTTGGATTTGGCTCATAGTTCTGAAAGCCAGGAGACGATATCAAGCATGGGAGAACAATCAGATAACCTTTTTGAACAGagaaaagatacagaaaacatGGAGGATTGCCAGAATCTTTTGAAGCCATGTAGTCTGTGTGAGAAAAGACCACGAAACGGGAACATTATTCACGGAAGGACAGGCCATCTTGTCACTTGTTTTCATTGTGCCAGAAGACTAAAGAAAGCTGGGGCTTCTTGTCCTATTTGCAAGAAGGAGATTCAGTTGGTTATTAAGGTTTTTGTAGCATAG